Proteins encoded within one genomic window of Rhinoderma darwinii isolate aRhiDar2 chromosome 5, aRhiDar2.hap1, whole genome shotgun sequence:
- the SRD5A1 gene encoding 3-oxo-5-alpha-steroid 4-dehydrogenase 1, with amino-acid sequence MALFDVFHDEQLLLELMSSFMVLMAVLSYILLRFIRVPYGRYSSRLFGPPVPVRLAWFLQELPSLAVPVYYLFVHREVGAPTKVLMGAFICHYIHRTLIFPFLIRGGKPTPLASFCLAVMFCCYNGYLQSSYLCKHAGLPANWTYDPRFILGITLFICGMFVNIHSDNVLRNLRKPGETGYKIPRGGLFEYVSGANFLGEIIEWSGFAIACWSYPGTAFAIFTLLVLLSRAQQHHEWYIEKFEDYPKARKILVPFIY; translated from the exons ATGGCGCTGTTTGATGTCTTCCACGATGAACAGCTTCTGCTGGAGCTAATGTCCTCGTTCATGGTTCTTATGGCAGTCCTCTCATACATACTTCTGCGGTTTATTCGTGTGCCGTACGGACGGTATTCCAGCCGCCTGTTTGGGCCGCCGGTGCCGGTGCGTCTGGCCTGGTTCTTGCAAGAGCTGCCGTCCTTAGCTGTGCCAGTTTATTACCTGTTCGTCCATAGAGAGGTGGGCGCGCCTACCAAGGTTTTAATGGGGGCTTTCATCTGCCACTACATACACCG CACACTTATCTTCCCGTTTCTGATTCGTGGGGGAAAGCCTACACCGCTAGCTTCATTTTGTCTTGCGGTGATGTTCTGCTGTTACAATGGATACCTCCAAAGCAGCTATCTATGCAAACATGCCGGCCTCCCAGCCAACTGGACCTATGACCCCAGATTTATCTTGG GTATAACGCTGTTTATCTGTGGAATGTTTGTCAACATTCATTCTGACAACGTACTGAGGAATCTGAGAAAACCAGGCGAGACAGGATATAAAATACCCAGAG GTGGACTTTTCGAATATGTTTCCGGTGCTAATTTTTTGGGTGAAATTATAGAATGGTCAGGGTTTGCCATTGCTTGTTGGTCCTATCCTGGAACAGCTTTTGCTATATTCACATTGCTGGTACTTTTATCTCGAGCACAGCAACATCATGA ATGGTATATTGAAAAATTTGAAGACTATCCAAAAGCCAGGAAAATCCTTGTTCCATTTATATATTAA